GCCGCCTGGAAGGCGGGATGCTCCGCGCACGCGGCCTCGATGCGCAGCAGCGTCGGGTACGGCGACAAGTCCAGCGCGAACCGGCGCGCGCCATACAGCTGCGGCACCAGGCACACGTCCGCCAGCGACACGGTATCCCCCACGCAGAAGCGTCCCGCGGTGGGCTGCACCATCGTCTCCAGCGCCTCCAGGCCCCGGGCGTTCCAGTACGCGCCCCACGCCTTGTCGTCGCCCTTCAGCTCGCTCTTGATTCGCTGCAACACCGACAGGTTCTGCAGCGGCTGCATGCCGGAGTTCACGTACTCCGCCATCATCCTCGCCCGCGCCCGCAGATAGCTGTCCTCCGGGAACACCGACGGCGTGGGGAAGCGCTCCTGCAACAACTCCACGATGGCGAGCGACTGGGACAACCGCCGCTCCGTCCCGTCCGCCTCCATCCACTCCAGCGTGGGCACCGTGCGCATCGGATTGACGCTCCGATACGCGTCCGAGTTCTGCTGCCCGCCATCCTTCAGCAGGTGCACCGCCACGTACTCGAAGGGCACTCCCTTGAGGTGCAACGTCAGGCGCACCCGCCACGACGCGGAGCTGCGCCAGTAGTTGTGCAGCCGAAGGCCCTTCATGGGACCTTCACCACCTTCTGGGAGATGCGCCCGAACACGCTCTGCCCGTCCTCACCCGACATCTCGATGTCGATGGTGTCCCCGGGCTTCATGAAGGGCGTCCTGGGCTTGCCCTCCTCAATCGTCTCAATCATCCGCTGCTCGGCCAGGCACGAGATGCCACGCGCGCGGTCCGCGTTGGACACCGTGCCGCTGCCCAGGATGGTGCCCGCCGTGTAGCTGCGCGTCTTGCACAGGTGCTGGATGAGGTCGAAGAAGGAGAAGTGCATCTCCGGCCCCGCGTCCGTGTCGCCCACCTGCACGCCGTTGAGCACCGAGCGCATGCGCAGGTGCACCCGGCCCTCCCGCCACGCCGAGCCCAGCTCGTCCGGCGTCACCGCGAACGGGCTGAACGCCGTCGCCGGCTTGCTCTGGAAGAAGCCGAAGCCCTTCGCCAGCTCCTCCGGGATGAGGTTGCGCAGCGACACGTCATTGGCCAGCATCAGCAGCTTGACGTGCTTGCCCGCGTCCTCCGCCTTCGTCCCCTGCGGCGTGTCGCCGAGGATGACACAGACCTCGCTCTCGAAGTCCATGCCCCACGCCTCGTCCGCCAGCGGGATGTCCGCGGTGGGCGCCAGGAAGTCACCCGAGCCGCCCTGGTACACCAGCGGGTCCGTCTTCAGCGTGGCCGGCGGCTCGGCGTTGCGCGCCTTGCGCACCAGGATGACGTGGTTGATGTACGCGCTGCCGTCGATCCACTCGTACGCGCGCGGCAGCGGCGCATGCAGCGCCTTCACATCCAGCGGACGGCTCTGCACACTGTCCGTCTCCAGCTGCTGGGCGAGCGCGCGCAGCTGCGGCTCCTTCGTGTCCCAGTCATCCAGCGCCGCTTGCAGCGTCAGCGCCACGTTGGTGGCCAGCGCATAGGCCGAGTTGTCCCGCTTGACGACGATGAGCCGCCCGTCACGGGTTCCATCCTTGAGCGTCGCGAGCTTCAATCCCGGGCTCCCCGCGGCCCGGTGGAAACAGCGGGGGCCGCCTCATGAGCCCGGCTTTTCCGCCGGGGCTCTCGGGGAGTCAAGCTTCGGGTTCACACCACGAACGCTCTCGGCGGAAAACTACCAGCAGCTCGACCGTGCCGGCAGTCGCGCGAAGTAGTTGTTGCCCAGATTGCTGTCCCACTGGCCGCCGGCCGTCGCGGCCACGTGGATGTCCCACGCGTTCTGGTAGCCGTTCCAGTCGAAGGCATAGAAGAACAAGTCGTTCTCCACCGCCGAGGGCTGCTCGCACACCCAGACGCCCTCCTGGCCTCCCGCCGCGAAGTGCGCGTTGCACAGCGGCGTGTTGATGTACCGCAGGCACTTGGTGCACCCACGCGGCCCGGCGTTCAGGAAGACATAGGCGTCGTTGTTCGTGCCCGAGCTCGCGGCCAGCGTCTGCTGCCGACCGTTGAGGCTGACGTAGATGGAGATCTGATTGTCCGGATACAGGCCCCGCAGGAAGCCCCGGTAGCTGACGGTGAGCGAGGCCAGCCGGCCAGGGAGCCGGCGCGTGTGGCGGATGACCTCGAAGGGCCCCGTCGTCACGGAGTCGTAGACGCTGCAGATGGGGTAGTCGGGCGGATAGTCGGAAGCGCGCGCGGAGGCGACGGGGAGCAGCAGGGACAGCGCGAGCGCGGCCAGCAACGTCTGCGAGAACTTCGTCATGGAGCAGGTCCTCAGGGGGAGGGAAGGAACGGCGACTTCACGCACCGGCGTAGCATGTGCCACCCACCTGCCGGAAGGTCGGCCCCCTGCCCCGCCGCCCGCCGGACGACGTGCGGGCACACCCGAGTCATCCGTGCCCGCCCCCTTGGTGTCCGAGCAGTCTGCCCGCATGGCCGAGAAGCAGGAGGGAAGCGGAGCGCGTGCGGCTGTTGAAGGCTGAGTCGGCGCACGGGAAGCGTGCTCCGGCCACTCCCTTGGC
The Myxococcus fulvus DNA segment above includes these coding regions:
- the maiA gene encoding maleylacetoacetate isomerase — its product is MKGLRLHNYWRSSASWRVRLTLHLKGVPFEYVAVHLLKDGGQQNSDAYRSVNPMRTVPTLEWMEADGTERRLSQSLAIVELLQERFPTPSVFPEDSYLRARARMMAEYVNSGMQPLQNLSVLQRIKSELKGDDKAWGAYWNARGLEALETMVQPTAGRFCVGDTVSLADVCLVPQLYGARRFALDLSPYPTLLRIEAACAEHPAFQAAHPDRQPDAAPA
- a CDS encoding fumarylacetoacetate hydrolase family protein; its protein translation is MKLATLKDGTRDGRLIVVKRDNSAYALATNVALTLQAALDDWDTKEPQLRALAQQLETDSVQSRPLDVKALHAPLPRAYEWIDGSAYINHVILVRKARNAEPPATLKTDPLVYQGGSGDFLAPTADIPLADEAWGMDFESEVCVILGDTPQGTKAEDAGKHVKLLMLANDVSLRNLIPEELAKGFGFFQSKPATAFSPFAVTPDELGSAWREGRVHLRMRSVLNGVQVGDTDAGPEMHFSFFDLIQHLCKTRSYTAGTILGSGTVSNADRARGISCLAEQRMIETIEEGKPRTPFMKPGDTIDIEMSGEDGQSVFGRISQKVVKVP